One Clostridium cagae genomic window, TAGGTGTTAGTGCATTAGACCTTGTACCTAAGAAAGCTGCAGGAACAGCTGCTGGTTTCACTGGATTATTTGGATACATGGGTGGACAAGTTGCAGCAGAAGTTGCAATGGGTGCTGTTGTTGATAAGTTTAGCTGGGATGGTGGATTCGTATTATTAATGATTTCATGTGTTTTAGCAATATTCTTCTTATCATTCACATGGAATTCTCATAATATTGCAGCTAGAAAAGCTAACTAACAGTTAACCAATTAAACTGATTAAATAAATAAAATTTTAAAAATGATTTACCAATCCCAAATTTTATAAATTATTATATTAATGAAAAAGTATCTTTTCAGACAGAAGTTTGAAAAGATACTTTTTCATTTTTTTAATTCAAGCATTATAACCATGTGAAATTTAATAGAATATTTATAGAAGTAAATACCAATAATAGTAATATAATTAAAATGTACTATATTAATGTAAAAAAATAAAAAATATAGTATAAACAATTTGTTAAAATAGTATTATATACTATATAATAAAATTAAACAGATGGAATATAAAATAAAATGGTATAAATAAATGAAAGAATGGTGATTGGGTTGAAGGAAAAATATAATTCATTTAAATATTGGGATGACATAATCAGTAAAAATAAAACAATAAGAGGTCATATGTTTATGGATGAACTTCCGAGTGAAAAAAGTCTTTATTTTCATACTCTCATTTTTAATAAAAGTGCAGGGGTAAATAGCATTTGGGGATATATGCCTAGCCCTAAAACTTTACTTGGATATTTTCAACATTCATTTTTACAAGAGTCTTTTTATAAATGGATACATGGAAAAGAAAACTTAGTAACTAAAGTACCATCTTTGCCAGTTGAAGCTATTGTTAGAGAGGGTGAAAAGCTTAAAAAAATAAATAAAGATATAGCTAAAAAAATGAGAGATGATTATCAAAAATTAAATAGTCTATGGGATGCACCTGTAAGCAAACTTAATTTAGAGGTAAGAAAGTTTATAAGAGATTTTAATGTAAGATGGAGTGGAGATAGTAACCAATTTATATATATAAAAATATTTAAAGATGCTAAAGAATTGGGTGATTTTGTAGTATCATCTAGTTTAATTACTAGTACAGAAAAAGAATTGGAAAAAAAGATAGGTGTATCTTTAGAAGAATGGAAAAATATTTGTGAGAATGTAGTTAAGGATAAAGAACATGGAGAGAAATTTAGAAAAATATTATTAAAAAAATTGACAGAAGTATTTTAAAATAAGGCCATGCTTTATAAAAATTAATAAGGGTTACTAGAATTTATTTTAAAAAATTTTCTAGTAACCCTTAAAATATTATTTTTTAATAACAGAGCATATGCTTTGTGATGATATTCCAAGCATGCCTCCTGTGAAGCCAAGTCCCTCTTCTGTAGTAGCTTTTATATTAATTTGATCAATCTTTATATTAAGAGCATTAGATATATTTTCTCTCATAGTGTCTATATATGGAGCAAGTTTTGGTTTTTGAGCAATAATAACAGAATCAATATTATTTATAATATATCTATTTTTTATGATTAATTTATTTACTTCCTCTAAAAGTTTTATACTAGATATTCCTTTAAATTTATTATCAGTATCAGGAAAGTGACGACCAATGTCCCCTAATGCACAAGCTCCTAATAATGAATCCATTATTGCATGTAATAAAACATCAGCATCAGAATGCCCTAATAATCCTTTTTCATAAGGAATTTCAACTCCACCTAAAATTAATTTTCTATTTTCAACTAGTTTATGAACATCATATCCAAGTCCAACTCTCATATAACAAAGTTCCTTTCAAGTTAAAATAAATTTTAATAAACATATTTTAATTTTATCATTTAAATTTATAGTAATCAATTTTAGTA contains:
- the ispF gene encoding 2-C-methyl-D-erythritol 2,4-cyclodiphosphate synthase, whose amino-acid sequence is MRVGLGYDVHKLVENRKLILGGVEIPYEKGLLGHSDADVLLHAIMDSLLGACALGDIGRHFPDTDNKFKGISSIKLLEEVNKLIIKNRYIINNIDSVIIAQKPKLAPYIDTMRENISNALNIKIDQINIKATTEEGLGFTGGMLGISSQSICSVIKK